Proteins from one Desulfovibrio intestinalis genomic window:
- a CDS encoding C-GCAxxG-C-C family protein yields the protein MSEKMDIAEVQENFGMGVICAQQVLSHFSEKFGLPYEDALRIASCFGSGMGQADTCGCVTGALMAIGLAHGPAGACSREQKQALYARRDAFMTAFAQAHGSLECRGILGHDLTDPQARALILEKKLFTTVCVPMICETCALLEEYL from the coding sequence ATGAGCGAGAAAATGGATATTGCAGAGGTGCAGGAAAATTTTGGCATGGGCGTTATTTGTGCCCAACAGGTGTTGAGCCATTTTTCTGAAAAATTCGGTCTTCCCTACGAAGACGCGTTGCGCATTGCCTCCTGTTTTGGTTCGGGCATGGGGCAGGCAGACACATGCGGCTGTGTCACCGGGGCGCTTATGGCCATTGGCCTTGCCCACGGCCCGGCCGGAGCGTGCAGCCGTGAGCAGAAGCAGGCCCTGTACGCCCGCCGCGACGCCTTTATGACGGCCTTTGCCCAGGCTCACGGCAGCCTTGAATGCCGCGGCATTTTGGGCCATGACCTTACGGATCCGCAAGCCCGCGCGCTTATACTTGAAAAAAAACTGTTCACCACAGTGTGCGTTCCTATGATTTGCGAAACCTGCGCACTGCTGGAAGAATATTTATAG
- the rnhA gene encoding ribonuclease HI, whose protein sequence is MQKVTIHTDGSCLGNPGPGGWAAILKLEGEDYRKEFSGGYALTTNNRMEMLAVIESLVILKSPCLVDLYTDSRYVCDSVSKGWLWGWVKKNWIKSDKKPVLNVDLWQRMLPLLRQHKVTFHWLKGHAGHPENERCDVLARTQASRRDLPQDTGYKA, encoded by the coding sequence ATGCAAAAAGTGACCATTCATACTGACGGTTCCTGTCTCGGCAACCCCGGCCCCGGCGGCTGGGCAGCCATTCTCAAGCTGGAAGGAGAAGACTACCGCAAGGAATTTTCCGGCGGGTACGCCCTCACCACCAACAACCGCATGGAAATGCTGGCCGTCATTGAATCACTGGTTATACTCAAGAGCCCCTGTCTTGTGGATCTGTACACGGATTCGCGCTATGTGTGCGACAGCGTGAGCAAGGGCTGGTTGTGGGGATGGGTGAAAAAGAACTGGATCAAGTCGGACAAAAAGCCCGTGCTCAATGTGGATCTGTGGCAGCGTATGTTGCCGCTTCTGCGCCAGCACAAGGTAACGTTTCACTGGCTTAAAGGACATGCAGGACACCCGGAAAACGAACGTTGCGATGTTCTGGCCCGCACCCAGGCAAGCCGCCGTGACCTGCCGCAGGATACGGGCTACAAAGCCTAA
- a CDS encoding HAMP domain-containing methyl-accepting chemotaxis protein → MKLGVKLSLMSAFLLLLIALLGLFSLMQMSKINDGSTEISRNWLPSTRSALNLNVLTSDYRLAESMLVSIDSSDEYSQTYKKRMDAALKDMGSVSSRYVKLISSPQEQQTYDAFLRQWKEYLEISSKVMQLASNDKHDQAMQLFRSQSRTLFEQCNESLMSLVRINTEGGDAASNSCDEMYSNARVLIITLLAAALIAGTATVIFIIRGTHKQLGKDPGELNNVANRVVQGDYNVDDGSAKEGVYKSIVTMVNALKENIEHAQQESLKAREASERAGIAQAEAEEARARAENARREGLLDAAAQLEGVVNVIASASEELSAQIEQSSHGAAQQAGRIADTATAVEEMNATVLEVARNAATGASLSSATQEKAHDGEQITAQCQTAINDVQSDTMALKTSMDELSGHAQAISEIMTVISDIADQTNLLALNAAIEAARAGDAGRGFAVVADEVRKLAEKTMASTMDVGKAIGAIQESSQAGVKRMDTAVEKVNRATQFTLRSGDALKEILELAEQTADQVRSIATASEQQSASSEEIARSVEHVNTIASETSQAMGEASKAVSDLARQAQELARIIENLKRA, encoded by the coding sequence ATGAAATTAGGAGTAAAGCTCTCGCTCATGTCAGCGTTTTTGCTTCTGCTCATAGCACTATTGGGCCTGTTCAGCCTGATGCAGATGTCAAAGATCAATGACGGATCAACGGAAATCAGCCGCAACTGGCTTCCTTCTACGCGAAGCGCCCTGAACCTGAACGTGCTCACATCAGACTACCGGCTTGCAGAATCCATGCTTGTCAGTATTGACAGCTCTGACGAGTACAGCCAGACCTACAAAAAACGCATGGATGCAGCCCTGAAGGATATGGGCTCCGTCAGCAGCCGGTATGTGAAGCTCATCTCCTCCCCTCAGGAACAGCAGACATACGACGCCTTTCTGCGGCAGTGGAAGGAATATCTGGAAATCAGCAGCAAGGTCATGCAGCTTGCGAGCAACGACAAGCATGATCAGGCCATGCAGCTCTTCCGTTCGCAGTCCCGCACGCTCTTTGAACAGTGCAATGAGTCGCTCATGAGCCTGGTGCGCATCAACACGGAGGGCGGCGATGCCGCCAGCAATAGCTGTGACGAGATGTACAGCAATGCGAGAGTGCTGATTATAACCTTGCTTGCAGCCGCCCTGATTGCGGGCACGGCTACGGTTATCTTTATTATTCGCGGCACGCACAAACAGCTGGGCAAAGACCCCGGCGAACTCAACAACGTTGCCAACCGCGTGGTGCAGGGCGACTACAATGTGGATGACGGCAGCGCCAAGGAAGGCGTATATAAATCCATTGTGACCATGGTGAACGCCCTGAAAGAAAACATCGAGCACGCGCAGCAGGAATCCCTCAAGGCGCGGGAAGCCTCGGAGCGGGCCGGGATTGCCCAGGCAGAAGCCGAAGAGGCGCGCGCCAGGGCAGAAAACGCCCGTCGCGAAGGGCTGCTTGACGCAGCTGCCCAGCTGGAAGGCGTCGTCAACGTCATCGCTTCTGCCTCTGAAGAACTTTCAGCCCAGATAGAACAGTCCTCACACGGCGCGGCGCAACAGGCTGGGCGCATTGCTGACACCGCCACCGCTGTTGAAGAAATGAACGCCACGGTACTTGAAGTCGCCAGAAACGCCGCCACCGGGGCCAGCCTTTCGAGCGCCACGCAGGAAAAAGCGCATGACGGCGAGCAGATAACCGCCCAGTGCCAGACTGCCATCAACGATGTGCAGAGCGACACTATGGCGCTCAAAACCAGTATGGACGAGCTTTCCGGCCATGCACAGGCCATCTCTGAAATCATGACGGTCATATCGGACATTGCCGACCAGACCAACCTTCTGGCTCTCAACGCGGCCATTGAAGCAGCCCGCGCAGGTGACGCCGGCCGGGGTTTTGCCGTTGTTGCCGACGAAGTGCGCAAGCTTGCTGAAAAAACAATGGCTTCCACGATGGATGTGGGCAAAGCCATCGGCGCCATTCAGGAAAGTTCACAAGCCGGCGTGAAGCGTATGGACACCGCAGTGGAGAAGGTAAACCGCGCCACGCAGTTCACCCTGCGCAGCGGCGACGCCTTGAAGGAAATCCTCGAGCTTGCGGAACAGACAGCAGACCAGGTGCGCAGCATCGCCACAGCCAGTGAGCAGCAGTCGGCATCGTCGGAAGAAATAGCCCGGTCTGTGGAACATGTGAACACCATTGCCAGCGAAACATCGCAGGCAATGGGCGAAGCCAGCAAGGCCGTTTCCGATCTGGCCCGGCAGGCTCAGGAACTGGCCAGGATTATCGAGAATCTCAAACGGGCCTGA
- the ahcY gene encoding adenosylhomocysteinase: MTKALDLSLAHKVADMALADFGKKEMQLSEREVPGLMECIKKYGPSKPLKGLKITGSLHMTIQTAMLIQTLHALGADIRWASCNIFSTQDHAASAIADLGMAKVFAWKGETLEDYWWCTEMALTWPDGSGPDLIVDDGGDATLLIHKGVEAENNPAVLDEKTDNKELQCILDRLKLRLKEDPQHWHKVAAKMKGVSEETTTGVHRLYQLEAAGKLLFPAINVNDAVTKSKFDNLYGCRESLADGIKRATDVMIAGKVVVVVGYGDVGKGCAQSMRGFGARVLVTEIDPICALQAAMEGYEVTTIEDALAQGDIYVTCTGNYHVITGKHMEGMKDEAIVCNIGHFDNEIEMTYLENTPGVSCLNIKPQVDKWTLKSGRSIVVLAEGRLVNLGCATGHASFVMSNSFTNQTLAQIKLATEKLENKVYTLPKELDEEVARLHLGRLGVKLTKLTKEQADYIGVNVDGPFKADHYRY, translated from the coding sequence ATGACCAAAGCTCTTGACCTGAGTCTGGCGCACAAAGTTGCAGACATGGCCCTGGCCGATTTCGGCAAAAAAGAAATGCAGCTTTCCGAGCGGGAAGTGCCCGGCCTTATGGAATGCATCAAGAAATACGGCCCAAGCAAGCCGCTTAAGGGACTCAAGATCACGGGCTCCCTGCACATGACCATCCAGACGGCCATGCTCATCCAGACGCTGCACGCTCTGGGCGCGGACATCCGCTGGGCTTCGTGCAATATTTTCTCCACGCAGGACCACGCCGCCTCCGCCATTGCCGACCTTGGCATGGCCAAGGTTTTTGCCTGGAAAGGCGAAACCCTTGAAGATTACTGGTGGTGCACCGAAATGGCCCTTACCTGGCCTGACGGCAGCGGCCCCGACCTTATTGTTGACGACGGCGGCGACGCCACCCTGCTTATCCACAAGGGTGTTGAAGCTGAAAACAACCCCGCTGTTCTTGATGAAAAGACCGACAACAAGGAACTGCAGTGCATCCTTGACCGCCTCAAGCTGCGCCTCAAAGAAGATCCGCAGCACTGGCACAAGGTGGCCGCCAAGATGAAGGGCGTTTCGGAAGAAACCACCACTGGCGTGCATCGCTTGTATCAGCTGGAAGCCGCTGGCAAGCTGCTCTTCCCTGCCATCAACGTCAACGACGCTGTTACCAAGTCCAAGTTCGACAACCTGTACGGCTGCCGCGAGTCCCTGGCTGACGGCATCAAGCGTGCCACTGACGTCATGATTGCCGGCAAGGTGGTTGTGGTCGTGGGCTACGGCGACGTGGGCAAGGGCTGCGCCCAGTCCATGCGCGGCTTCGGCGCGCGCGTGCTGGTGACGGAAATCGACCCCATCTGCGCCCTTCAGGCCGCGATGGAAGGCTATGAAGTCACCACCATTGAAGACGCGCTGGCTCAGGGCGACATCTACGTCACCTGCACGGGCAACTACCACGTCATCACCGGCAAGCATATGGAAGGCATGAAGGACGAGGCCATTGTGTGCAATATCGGCCATTTCGACAATGAAATTGAAATGACCTATCTTGAAAACACGCCCGGCGTCTCCTGCCTGAACATCAAGCCGCAGGTGGACAAGTGGACCCTCAAGTCTGGCCGCAGCATCGTTGTGCTGGCTGAAGGCCGCCTGGTCAACCTTGGCTGCGCCACGGGCCACGCCAGCTTTGTCATGTCCAACAGCTTCACCAACCAGACCCTGGCCCAGATCAAGCTGGCCACTGAGAAGCTGGAAAACAAGGTGTACACCCTGCCCAAGGAACTGGACGAAGAAGTGGCCCGCCTGCATCTTGGCCGTCTTGGCGTCAAGCTGACCAAGCTGACCAAGGAACAGGCCGATTATATCGGCGTCAATGTGGACGGCCCCTTCAAGGCAGACCACTACCGCTACTAG
- a CDS encoding ArsR/SmtB family transcription factor, producing MALLYFKALSDETRLRLVHILLHYELSVNELVRILDMGQSRVSRHLKILTEAGLLTSRRDGLWVFYATPRAGEERDFLLSISPFVHADAAMRADLNMAAQMLEERALKTRQFFNAIAEDWDELNREVLGAFDLPDAVCAAVPKDCGMAVDLGCGTGAVLARMLPLARGVIGVDGSARMLEICRRRFTPEDLSDDRVSLRIGELSHLPLRDQEADFACINLVLHHLSDPLHGLREIRRIMAPGGRLFVADFLRHSDETMRNRYGDRWLGFEEDGLAADLKSVGFNTLTCTRQPVDRGLTLLILTAEAH from the coding sequence ATGGCACTTTTGTATTTTAAAGCACTTTCAGACGAAACACGCCTTCGCCTTGTGCATATCTTGCTGCATTACGAGTTGTCGGTCAACGAACTGGTGCGCATTCTGGATATGGGGCAATCACGGGTTTCACGTCATCTGAAAATCCTTACCGAGGCGGGGCTGCTTACCTCGCGGCGCGACGGGCTGTGGGTCTTCTACGCTACGCCACGCGCAGGCGAAGAGCGCGACTTTCTGCTCTCCATCTCACCCTTTGTTCATGCAGACGCAGCCATGAGGGCAGACCTTAATATGGCGGCGCAGATGCTTGAAGAACGCGCCCTCAAAACCCGCCAGTTCTTCAACGCCATTGCTGAAGACTGGGACGAACTGAACCGCGAGGTTCTGGGGGCTTTTGATCTGCCTGACGCCGTGTGCGCCGCTGTGCCCAAAGACTGCGGCATGGCTGTGGACCTGGGCTGCGGCACAGGGGCCGTGCTTGCGCGCATGCTGCCGCTGGCGCGTGGCGTCATCGGTGTGGACGGCTCTGCACGCATGCTTGAGATCTGCCGCCGGCGCTTTACACCTGAAGACCTTTCGGACGACCGCGTATCGCTGCGTATCGGCGAACTGAGCCACCTGCCCCTGCGGGACCAGGAAGCGGATTTCGCCTGCATCAACCTTGTGCTGCACCATCTTTCCGACCCGCTGCACGGGCTGCGCGAGATACGCCGCATCATGGCCCCCGGCGGACGTCTTTTTGTGGCGGATTTTCTTCGCCACAGCGACGAAACCATGCGCAACCGCTACGGCGACCGCTGGCTTGGTTTTGAAGAAGACGGCCTTGCCGCTGACCTCAAGTCTGTGGGCTTCAACACGCTGACCTGTACGCGGCAGCCCGTGGACCGGGGCCTGACCCTGCTGATTTTGACAGCAGAGGCCCATTAG
- a CDS encoding DUF721 domain-containing protein yields MFPKVFRKKNKNAEPVPVGEVLAAVMAGLGVDPAQAQARNRLSHLWQNWSMVMGPELAELARPLGHHRDLLLIGAEDAMLAQELHLMSGELLERVNAFMEEPFFGGVKVSLLMGKPGLDVTASKPLPDEDMGWRAPRVVTPDPIQARGVFLEGMDPDSPVARAYSRFAESSARRKV; encoded by the coding sequence ATGTTTCCTAAAGTATTTCGAAAAAAAAATAAAAATGCCGAGCCTGTTCCCGTGGGTGAAGTGCTGGCCGCGGTTATGGCCGGGCTTGGCGTGGACCCGGCGCAGGCTCAGGCGCGTAACCGCCTGAGTCATTTGTGGCAGAACTGGAGCATGGTTATGGGCCCGGAGCTGGCAGAGCTGGCGCGCCCCCTGGGACATCACAGGGACCTGCTGCTCATAGGAGCCGAGGACGCCATGCTGGCTCAAGAACTGCACCTTATGAGCGGTGAGCTACTGGAAAGGGTCAATGCCTTTATGGAAGAACCCTTTTTCGGCGGGGTAAAGGTTTCACTGCTTATGGGCAAGCCGGGGCTGGATGTGACGGCCAGCAAGCCATTGCCGGATGAAGATATGGGCTGGCGCGCCCCCCGTGTTGTGACGCCCGACCCTATTCAGGCCAGGGGCGTTTTTCTTGAAGGTATGGACCCGGACTCGCCAGTGGCACGCGCGTACTCCCGCTTTGCGGAAAGCAGTGCCCGACGTAAAGTATAA